Proteins encoded by one window of Molothrus ater isolate BHLD 08-10-18 breed brown headed cowbird chromosome 12, BPBGC_Mater_1.1, whole genome shotgun sequence:
- the TMEM231 gene encoding transmembrane protein 231 isoform X2, giving the protein MAGVELYSHPALYTRYRAGFCSAAALALLLITALTYVPPLLVAYRSHGERRWTPRGPAGPGAALKSRAVFALRFLAEAERVPGAAHCSFPVRGSLRRHHRVRPGQLLGVEHIPSVQQAPGGPATSPAPVGRPARGGPATLARSEAAEWGQWTGSRLRARVLMALLSLWPVRHCCLQTREEDKNQDGKMDQLHFKLELPLQPTEHVVGVQLILLFSYQLYRMSTFVMQSMAFLQFFSPVPGSQLYVNGDLKLNQRQLLNHCGLDTRYNVSVVNGTSPFASDYDLANIIAAYWARNVTTVFSDPSPVWMTGRAMDTPFIINATIHYPVEVILYPSKTAQTVT; this is encoded by the exons ATGGCGGGCGTGGAGCTGTACTCGCATCCCGCGCTGTACACGCGCTACCGGGCTGGGTTCTGCTCCGCCGCTGCACTGGCGCTGTTGCTCATCACGGCGCTCACCTATGTGCCGCCGCTGCTGGTGGCCTACCGGAGCCACGGTGAGCGCCGCTGGACCCCACGCGGCCCGGCCGGGCCTGGCGCAGCCCTGAAATCTCGTGCTGTTTTTGCCCTCAGGTTTCTGGCTGAAGCAGAGCGCGTACCTGGAGCAGCCCACTGTTCGTTTCCGGTACGAGGCTCTCTTCGTCGCCACCATCGGGTCCGGCCCGGGCAGCTTCTTGGCGTGGAGCACATTCCCAGCGTTCAACAGGCTCCAGGAGGACCGGCTACGAGTCCCGCTCCTGTCGGTAGGCCTGCCCGGGGCGGCCCGGCAACACTGGCGAGAAGCGAGGCTGCAGAGTGGGGCCAGTGGACCGGCAGCCGGCTCAGGGCACGAGTGCTGATGGCGCTTTTGAGCCTGTGGCCCgtcaggcactgctgccttcaG acGAGAGAAGAAGACAAAAATCAAGATGGCAAAATGGATCAGTTGCATTTTAAACTGGAACTTCCATTACAACCAACAGAGCATGTAGTTGGCGTTCAGCTGATTCTACTCTTTTCCTACCAGCTTTAT AGGATGTCAACATTTGTGATGCAGAGCATggcttttcttcagtttttttctcctgtgccagggtctcagcTCTACGTGAATGGAGACTTGAAATTAAACCAGAGGCAATTACTTAACCACTGTGGACTGGATACCAGATACAAT GTGTCCGTGGTCAATGGCACAAGTCCTTTTGCAAGTGACTATGATCTGGCAAATATCATTGCAGCATATTGGGCTAGAAATG TGACAACAGTCTTTTCAGATCCCAGCCCTGTTTGGATGACTGGAAGAGCAATGGATACACCATTTATCATTAATGCCACTATTCATTACCCAGTGGAAGTTATCTTATATCCTTCAAAAACTGCACAAACTGTGACATAA
- the TMEM231 gene encoding transmembrane protein 231 isoform X3 gives MAGVELYSHPALYTRYRAGFCSAAALALLLITALTYVPPLLVAYRSHGFWLKQSAYLEQPTVRFRYEALFVATIGSGPGSFLAWSTFPAFNRLQEDRLRVPLLSTREEDKNQDGKMDQLHFKLELPLQPTEHVVGVQLILLFSYQLYRMSTFVMQSMAFLQFFSPVPGSQLYVNGDLKLNQRQLLNHCGLDTRYNVSVVNGTSPFASDYDLANIIAAYWARNVTTVFSDPSPVWMTGRAMDTPFIINATIHYPVEVILYQPGFWEIIKFAWIQYVSILLIFLWVFGRIKTFLFQNQVLTTIPVSPVLPVSPVLSYKQHQS, from the exons ATGGCGGGCGTGGAGCTGTACTCGCATCCCGCGCTGTACACGCGCTACCGGGCTGGGTTCTGCTCCGCCGCTGCACTGGCGCTGTTGCTCATCACGGCGCTCACCTATGTGCCGCCGCTGCTGGTGGCCTACCGGAGCCACG GTTTCTGGCTGAAGCAGAGCGCGTACCTGGAGCAGCCCACTGTTCGTTTCCGGTACGAGGCTCTCTTCGTCGCCACCATCGGGTCCGGCCCGGGCAGCTTCTTGGCGTGGAGCACATTCCCAGCGTTCAACAGGCTCCAGGAGGACCGGCTACGAGTCCCGCTCCTGTCG acGAGAGAAGAAGACAAAAATCAAGATGGCAAAATGGATCAGTTGCATTTTAAACTGGAACTTCCATTACAACCAACAGAGCATGTAGTTGGCGTTCAGCTGATTCTACTCTTTTCCTACCAGCTTTAT AGGATGTCAACATTTGTGATGCAGAGCATggcttttcttcagtttttttctcctgtgccagggtctcagcTCTACGTGAATGGAGACTTGAAATTAAACCAGAGGCAATTACTTAACCACTGTGGACTGGATACCAGATACAAT GTGTCCGTGGTCAATGGCACAAGTCCTTTTGCAAGTGACTATGATCTGGCAAATATCATTGCAGCATATTGGGCTAGAAATG TGACAACAGTCTTTTCAGATCCCAGCCCTGTTTGGATGACTGGAAGAGCAATGGATACACCATTTATCATTAATGCCACTATTCATTACCCAGTGGAAGTTATCTT ATATCAGCCAGGATTTTGGGAAATTATTAAATTTGCCTGGATCCAGTATGTCAGCATCCTCCTTATCTTTCTTTGGGTGTTCGGTAGGATTAAGACATTTTTGTTCCAGAATCAGGTGTTGACTACAATTCCAGTATCACCAGTTCTGCCTGTATCTCCAGTCCTATCCTACAAACAACACCAGTCCTGA
- the GABARAPL2 gene encoding gamma-aminobutyric acid receptor-associated protein-like 2, translated as MKWMFKEDHALEHRCVESAKIRAKYPDRVPVIVEKVSGSQIVDIDKRKYLVPSDITVAQFMWIIRKRIQLPSEKAIFLFVDKTVPQSSLTMGQLYEKEKDEDGFLYVAYSGENTFGF; from the exons ATGAAGTGGATGTTCAAGGAGGACCACGCGCTGG AGCACAGATGTGTCGAGTCGGCAAAAATCCGAGCCAAATACCCCGACCGTGTCCCG GTCATAGTGGAGAAGGTCTCAGGATCTCAGATTGTTGATATTGACAAGAGGAAGTACTTAGTTCCGTCTGACATCACCGTGGCCCAGTTCATGTGGATCATCAGGAAGAGGATTCAACTGCCATCTGAGAAGGCAATATTCCTCTTTGTAGACAAGACAGTCCCACAATCCAG cTTAACTATGGGACAACtttatgagaaagaaaaggatgaGGATGGATTCTTGTATGTTGCCTACAGTGGAGAGAACACATTTGGTTTCTGA
- the TMEM231 gene encoding transmembrane protein 231 isoform X1, whose amino-acid sequence MAGVELYSHPALYTRYRAGFCSAAALALLLITALTYVPPLLVAYRSHGERRWTPRGPAGPGAALKSRAVFALRFLAEAERVPGAAHCSFPVRGSLRRHHRVRPGQLLGVEHIPSVQQAPGGPATSPAPVGRPARGGPATLARSEAAEWGQWTGSRLRARVLMALLSLWPVRHCCLQTREEDKNQDGKMDQLHFKLELPLQPTEHVVGVQLILLFSYQLYRMSTFVMQSMAFLQFFSPVPGSQLYVNGDLKLNQRQLLNHCGLDTRYNVSVVNGTSPFASDYDLANIIAAYWARNVTTVFSDPSPVWMTGRAMDTPFIINATIHYPVEVILYQPGFWEIIKFAWIQYVSILLIFLWVFGRIKTFLFQNQVLTTIPVSPVLPVSPVLSYKQHQS is encoded by the exons ATGGCGGGCGTGGAGCTGTACTCGCATCCCGCGCTGTACACGCGCTACCGGGCTGGGTTCTGCTCCGCCGCTGCACTGGCGCTGTTGCTCATCACGGCGCTCACCTATGTGCCGCCGCTGCTGGTGGCCTACCGGAGCCACGGTGAGCGCCGCTGGACCCCACGCGGCCCGGCCGGGCCTGGCGCAGCCCTGAAATCTCGTGCTGTTTTTGCCCTCAGGTTTCTGGCTGAAGCAGAGCGCGTACCTGGAGCAGCCCACTGTTCGTTTCCGGTACGAGGCTCTCTTCGTCGCCACCATCGGGTCCGGCCCGGGCAGCTTCTTGGCGTGGAGCACATTCCCAGCGTTCAACAGGCTCCAGGAGGACCGGCTACGAGTCCCGCTCCTGTCGGTAGGCCTGCCCGGGGCGGCCCGGCAACACTGGCGAGAAGCGAGGCTGCAGAGTGGGGCCAGTGGACCGGCAGCCGGCTCAGGGCACGAGTGCTGATGGCGCTTTTGAGCCTGTGGCCCgtcaggcactgctgccttcaG acGAGAGAAGAAGACAAAAATCAAGATGGCAAAATGGATCAGTTGCATTTTAAACTGGAACTTCCATTACAACCAACAGAGCATGTAGTTGGCGTTCAGCTGATTCTACTCTTTTCCTACCAGCTTTAT AGGATGTCAACATTTGTGATGCAGAGCATggcttttcttcagtttttttctcctgtgccagggtctcagcTCTACGTGAATGGAGACTTGAAATTAAACCAGAGGCAATTACTTAACCACTGTGGACTGGATACCAGATACAAT GTGTCCGTGGTCAATGGCACAAGTCCTTTTGCAAGTGACTATGATCTGGCAAATATCATTGCAGCATATTGGGCTAGAAATG TGACAACAGTCTTTTCAGATCCCAGCCCTGTTTGGATGACTGGAAGAGCAATGGATACACCATTTATCATTAATGCCACTATTCATTACCCAGTGGAAGTTATCTT ATATCAGCCAGGATTTTGGGAAATTATTAAATTTGCCTGGATCCAGTATGTCAGCATCCTCCTTATCTTTCTTTGGGTGTTCGGTAGGATTAAGACATTTTTGTTCCAGAATCAGGTGTTGACTACAATTCCAGTATCACCAGTTCTGCCTGTATCTCCAGTCCTATCCTACAAACAACACCAGTCCTGA